In Kryptolebias marmoratus isolate JLee-2015 linkage group LG20, ASM164957v2, whole genome shotgun sequence, a genomic segment contains:
- the fndc7a gene encoding fibronectin type III domain-containing protein 7, which produces MGTTPLQTLKLLLLLTFTGICAAQNGITVSVFTVTSRSMTVQWSGHSGASSYKITATPKTFPSLPVFAQFSGNTVMGSVSSLSPNTMYAIQLEAMDSALNVLSSATTMETTAPDIPSIQKAYSKHSDSITVEFTTSVGATSYILRAESKTGDFFLETDVPSSPGTVVQLQPYTDYILSVMSVNSGGRSQPSYPTEARTVVTAPQMNTTSPSNNTILVTWPPVEHAVLYSLVIIREGSSTRVKLNTTDTSVTFDGLEAGTTYCIKGTAWDSEGQTGDDFTVCQITRPSSPDVTSIEVIQGRALQITIYWAYVQGAAHYLAWTSNGQNCSTEGTFCYIIPQECGQNHTVSVVAYNEAGPSNPSQPTSYITYPCPPENVWVEEPTAGNCSVAWEEVPLAEYYITFIKRDDGIEKTCNTTTARCPFSCMCGYTYLTSVFPYNQAGTYLFAKVRNYTTIPCCPQDVTVMLVSTETLEIMWSPVKGAEVYETTAVETGGIVHCNDTSPVCTLSDLSCNTAYSVTVTPCSELRGCNRTCAPHTKETAPCAPEILDITQTSSSAYKVLITTPNSGSANYNVSAAGPRSTLTCQTRNGSCELTQLPCGASYEVTAVASTAVGRSLPGFSKTLETGPCCPLYVNVTQVTQAMTNVTWSSSSGARSFVTTLKSPRGEAKCHTLDTHCLMGCITCGTNYSVNLAAISSTGHQSQCTYSGFSSSACCPTGVKLYRRTNNSLRVYWRSLGPQAYKHIVELYGTGANYTCIATEGSMYCDIQEDTCGDVYTVVVAPVGQNGIKVTFCLTRTYSVPCPGSNAGMIISRRRRSAQ; this is translated from the exons ATGGGAACGACGCCGTTACAGACGTTAAAACTTCTACTATTATTAACCTTCACAGGG ATATGCGCTGCCCAAAATG GCATCACTGTGTCAGTGTTTACGGTGACATCGAGGAGTATGACGGTGCAGTGGAGCGGCCATTCTGGGGCCAGCTCCTACAAGATCACAGCGACCCCCAAGACCTTCCCCTCGCTTCCGGTCTTCGCCCAGTTCAGTGGAAACACGGTGATGGGCTCTGTTTCCTCGCTGTCACCAAACACGATGTACGCCATTCAGCTGGAGGCCATGGACAGTGCTCTCAATGTCCTCAGCAGCGCAACGACGATGGAGACAACAG CTCCTGACATCCCGAGCATCCAGAAGGCCTACTCCAAACACAGCGACAGCATCACTGTTGAGTTTACCACGTCTGTCGGGGCGACCAGCTACATCCTGAGGGCCGAGTCAAAAACGGGGGATTTCTTCCTTGAGACCGACGTGCCGAGCTCCCCGGGCACCGTGGTGCAGCTCCAGCCCTACACGGACTACATCCTGAGCGTCATGTCTGTCAACTCGGGGGGACGGAGCCAGCCTTCGTATCCCACCGAGGCCAGGACAG TCGTCACTGCGCCCCAGATGAACACAACCTCCCCGAGCAACAACACCATCCTCGTCACCTGGCCCCCGGTGGAACACGCTGTCCTCTACTCGCTGGTTATCATCAGGGAGGGTTCCAGCACCCGCGTGAAGCTGAACACCACCGACACCAGCGTGACTTTTGACGGCCTCGAAGCCGGAACCACATACTGTATCAAGGGCACAGCCTGGGACTCTGAGGGCCAGACTGGGGACGACTTCACCGTCTGCCAGATCACAC GTCCTTCTAGCCCTGATGTGACCTCGATCGAGGTGATCCAGGGCCGGGCTCTTCAGATCACCATCTACTGGGCGTACGTGCAGGGGGCGGCACACTACTTGGCCTGGACCTCTAATGGCCAAAACTGTTCTACAGAAGGCACCTTTTGCTACATCATTCCTCAGGAGTGTGGTCAGAACCACACTGTCTCTGTTGTAGCCTACAATGAGGCCGGACCCAGCAATCCCTCACAACCAACCAGCTACATCACAT ACCCCTGTCCCCCGGAGAACGTCTGGGTGGAGGAGCCCACAGCCGGGAACTGCTCAGTGGCGTGGGAGGAAGTGCCGCTGGCGGAGTACTACATAACCTTCATCAAGAGGGACGACGGGATAGAGAAGACGTGCAACACCACCACTGCCAGATGCCCGTTCTCCTGCATGTGCGGCTACACCTACCTCACCAGCGTGTTTCCCTACAACCAGGCCGGCACCTACCTCTTCGCAAAAGTCCGCAACTACACAACCA TTCCCTGTTGTCCACAGGATGTCACAGTGATGCTGGTTTCTACAGAGACCCTCGAGATCATGTGGTCACCGGTCAAAGGGGCCGAGGTGTACGAGACCACCGCAGTGGAGACTGGCGGCATCGTGCACTGCAACGACACGTCGCCGGTGTGCACGCTGTCCGATCTGAGCTGCAACACGGCCTACTCTGTGACGGTGACCCCTTGCAGCGAGCTGCGAGGATGTAACCGCACCTGCGCACCACACACGAAAGAGACAG ctcccTGCGCTCCAGAGATCCTGGACATAACACAGACCAGCAGCTCGGCGTACAAAGTCCTCATAACCACCCCGAACTCAGGCAGCGCAAACTACAACGTCTCTGCCGCCGGACCTCGTAGCACGCTCACATGTCAGACAAGAAACGGCTCCTGTGAGCTCACACAGCTGCCCTGCGGCGCGTCCTACGAGGTCACAGCAGTGGCCAGCACAGCAGTGGGCAGAAGTCTACCTGGATTCAGTAAAACCTTGGAAACAG GTCCGTGCTGCCCCTTGTATGTGAATGTGACTCAGGTCACCCAGGCGATGACCAATGTGACCTGGTCTTCCAGCAGCGGTGCTCGCTCCTTCGTAACCACCCTGaagtccccacgaggagaagcCAAATGCCACACGCTGGACACGCACTGCCTGATGGGATGCATCACCTGCGGCACCAACTACAGCGTGAACCTGGCAGCCATCAGCAGCACAGGACACCAGTCTCAGTGCACATACAGTGGATTCTCATCCA gcGCCTGCTGTCCAACGGGAGTCAAGCTCTATCGCAGGACGAACAACTCACTCAGGGTCTACTGGCGTTCTCTGGGCCCTCAGGCCTATAAACACATAGTGGAGCTGTACGGAACCGGGGCCAACTACACCTGCATCGCCACAGAGGGGAGCATGTACTGTGACATCCAGGAGGACACCTGCGGGGACGTGTACACGGTCGTCGTGGCACCAGTGGGACAGAACGGGATCAAAGTCACCTTCTGCCTCACCAGGACGTACTCCG TTCCCTGCCCAGGAAGTAACGCTGGCATGA tAATCTCTCGTAGAAGACGAAGTGCGCAGTAA